The following coding sequences are from one Microbulbifer sp. TB1203 window:
- a CDS encoding metalloregulator ArsR/SmtB family transcription factor — protein MPQSQHSDSDAIPQLAARLKAAGDPLRLEILRLLSQDSYSVLELCRIFDLRQPALSHHLKVLAQAGLVNNRREGNNLFYRRAGDSETLQQLFTGLDRLPLSAERAEAVEAVARERAEASRRFFADYGNRFREQQELIAGYEVYGPQVAQLLKPGAAALEVGPGEGEFLAELAGRYQRVTALDLSPTMLERAQQFAAGRRLDNIEFICGDTREAAERPRSADSVVVNMVLHHTPEPAQIFRDLQAALKSGGQLLVAELQDHRQDWAREACGDLWLGFAPEQLQGWAEDAGLKSGRSVYSALRNGFQIQIREFLKP, from the coding sequence ATGCCTCAATCCCAGCACTCCGACAGCGACGCAATCCCCCAACTGGCGGCCCGCCTCAAGGCGGCCGGCGACCCGCTGCGCCTGGAGATACTGCGCCTGCTGAGCCAGGACTCCTACAGCGTGCTGGAGCTGTGCCGCATTTTCGACCTGCGCCAGCCGGCGCTCAGCCACCACCTGAAGGTGCTGGCCCAGGCGGGCCTGGTCAACAACCGGCGCGAGGGCAACAACCTCTTCTACCGCCGCGCCGGCGACAGCGAAACCCTGCAGCAGCTGTTCACCGGCCTGGACCGGCTGCCGCTGTCCGCGGAGCGGGCGGAGGCGGTGGAAGCGGTGGCGCGGGAGCGGGCCGAGGCCTCGCGCCGCTTCTTCGCCGACTACGGCAACCGCTTTCGCGAGCAGCAGGAGCTGATCGCCGGCTACGAGGTCTATGGCCCGCAGGTGGCACAGCTGCTGAAACCCGGCGCCGCGGCGCTGGAGGTGGGACCCGGGGAGGGGGAGTTCCTCGCGGAACTGGCCGGGCGCTACCAGAGGGTCACCGCCCTGGACCTGTCCCCCACCATGCTGGAGCGGGCACAGCAGTTCGCCGCCGGGCGGCGGCTGGACAATATCGAATTTATCTGCGGCGACACCCGCGAGGCGGCGGAGCGGCCGCGGAGTGCGGACAGCGTCGTGGTAAATATGGTGCTGCACCACACGCCGGAGCCGGCGCAGATCTTCCGGGACCTGCAGGCGGCGCTGAAGAGCGGCGGCCAGCTGCTGGTGGCCGAACTGCAGGACCATCGGCAGGACTGGGCCCGCGAGGCCTGCGGAGACCTGTGGCTGGGCTTTGCCCCGGAACAATTACAGGGCTGGGCGGAAGACGCCGGCCTGAAGAGCGGCCGCAGTGTGTACAGCGCGCTGCGAAATGGCTTTCAGATTCAGATCAGAGAGTTTCTAAAACCGTAG
- the gap gene encoding type I glyceraldehyde-3-phosphate dehydrogenase, which translates to MTVRLAINGYGRIGRCVLRALYEGSSRDRLQIVAINELADCATIAHLTKYDSVHGRFSGEVSTLPSPSGRGVGGEGILLVNGDHIAVTHREKLEDLDWSAQQVDIVLECTGSFSERERAELHLKAGAKKVLFSQPASRDVDATIIYGVNDNILTGNEKIISAASCTTNCSVPVISALDDAFGIEAGVITTIHSAMNDQPVNDAYHHTDLRKTRSAVTSIIPVDTGLARGIERILPHLAGKFEAQAMRVPTVNVSAIDLSAQLRKPVTQGEVNALLKSAAENRFSGILGYTEEPLASCDFNHDSRSGIVDASQTRVAGGHLVKVLIWFDNEWGFANRMVDVSEKLISR; encoded by the coding sequence ATGACTGTTCGACTCGCCATCAACGGCTACGGCCGAATCGGCCGCTGCGTACTCCGTGCCCTCTACGAAGGAAGCAGCCGAGACCGCCTGCAGATCGTCGCCATCAACGAACTGGCCGACTGCGCCACCATCGCCCACCTCACAAAATACGACTCCGTGCACGGCCGTTTCAGCGGCGAGGTCTCTACTCTCCCCTCTCCCTCTGGGAGAGGGGTTGGGGGAGAGGGCATACTCCTCGTCAACGGCGACCATATAGCGGTAACTCACCGCGAAAAACTTGAAGACCTGGACTGGTCCGCCCAACAGGTGGACATAGTGCTCGAGTGCACCGGCAGCTTCAGCGAGCGCGAGCGAGCCGAACTGCATTTAAAAGCCGGCGCCAAAAAAGTACTTTTCTCCCAGCCTGCCAGCCGCGACGTGGATGCCACCATTATCTACGGGGTCAACGACAATATTCTCACTGGCAATGAAAAAATTATTTCCGCCGCCTCCTGCACCACCAACTGCAGCGTACCGGTAATCTCCGCCCTGGACGATGCCTTCGGCATAGAAGCCGGCGTAATCACCACCATCCACTCGGCGATGAACGACCAGCCGGTAAACGACGCCTACCATCACACGGATTTAAGAAAGACCCGCTCCGCGGTCACCTCGATTATCCCGGTGGACACAGGCCTCGCCCGCGGCATCGAGCGCATCCTCCCTCACCTGGCCGGAAAATTCGAAGCCCAGGCCATGCGCGTCCCCACCGTCAATGTCTCCGCCATTGACCTCTCCGCGCAACTGCGCAAACCCGTCACCCAGGGCGAAGTCAACGCCCTGCTCAAATCCGCCGCGGAAAACCGGTTTTCCGGAATCCTCGGCTACACCGAAGAACCCCTCGCCTCCTGTGATTTTAACCACGATTCCCGCTCCGGTATTGTCGATGCCAGCCAGACGCGGGTGGCTGGTGGCCACTTGGTCAAAGTTTTGATCTGGTTTGATAATGAGTGGGGGTTTGCGAATCGGATGGTGGATGTGAGTGAAAAACTCATCTCCCGGTAA
- a CDS encoding Ig-like domain-containing protein encodes MARAIAVQFVFWCSFAVGSIANADVYGPSTSTSGSYTISWDAIDETPGRRELINYEIAETVGTNTEKYYTVSTSKSFSKSSNENYGYTVTAAISNINPVTGDDTVSYSTLGSKTVSVKKPPTASASFSPTTISEGGSSTYSWSSVNATGCSATGISGVSGKSGIKIYNASNTMSSNQTATVKLTCSGAGGSVSVSKLLAINFVNDVPTISAIGDKTISEDANTGNIPFTVGDEETSAGSLSLSGSSSNTALVPNGNIVFGGSGANRTVKVTPLANKSGSTTITVTVSDGGKSRSTTFKVTINSVNDTPTISSIASKTINEDTSTGNIAFTVGDVETSAGSLAVSGSSSNAALVPNGNIVFSGSGASRTVNVTPAANKSGNATITVTVSDGAKSATEAFTVTVNAVNDAPTISAIADTTIGEAKTSASLPFTVGDIDTAATSLTLSASSSNTQLIPVGNIVFGGSGTSRTVKVTAKAGATGTARVTVSVFDGQASRSKNFTVDVLGTPRNIVVPTTDDDGTYQISWDAVTGATYYKIRERFNGNAWGSYVSTGSSSARSVNDNLNGKYRYRIVACNANGCGAEGVSSPVVVDSSPGTSVIYIHTDLLGSPVAESDELGEIH; translated from the coding sequence ATGGCAAGAGCCATAGCTGTGCAGTTTGTTTTCTGGTGTTCGTTCGCTGTGGGGAGTATCGCCAACGCTGATGTATACGGACCCAGCACATCGACATCCGGCTCCTATACGATTTCTTGGGATGCTATTGACGAGACACCTGGGCGTCGAGAGCTAATAAATTACGAAATTGCAGAAACTGTAGGAACAAATACCGAAAAATATTATACGGTCTCTACCAGCAAATCATTTAGTAAAAGTAGTAATGAGAATTATGGATATACAGTAACAGCGGCCATTAGCAATATTAATCCTGTTACTGGCGACGATACTGTTTCTTATTCTACGTTAGGTTCAAAGACGGTCTCTGTCAAAAAGCCCCCTACGGCAAGTGCCAGCTTTAGTCCCACAACGATCAGCGAAGGTGGGAGCTCCACCTATTCCTGGAGTTCTGTCAACGCAACTGGTTGTTCGGCTACCGGAATCTCCGGAGTAAGCGGCAAGTCTGGAATTAAGATCTACAACGCTTCCAATACTATGAGCAGCAACCAGACGGCTACCGTAAAGTTAACCTGTTCGGGCGCTGGCGGATCTGTGTCTGTATCCAAGCTGCTTGCTATCAACTTTGTAAATGATGTACCAACTATATCTGCGATCGGCGACAAGACGATCAGTGAAGATGCCAATACAGGGAATATCCCCTTTACAGTTGGCGATGAGGAAACCTCTGCCGGCTCGCTCTCTTTAAGTGGTTCTTCAAGCAATACCGCCCTTGTGCCAAACGGCAATATCGTCTTTGGTGGGAGCGGCGCAAACCGGACGGTTAAAGTAACCCCATTGGCCAACAAGAGCGGCAGCACCACTATCACGGTTACGGTATCCGACGGTGGGAAATCGAGAAGCACGACGTTCAAAGTGACGATCAACTCAGTCAACGATACGCCAACCATATCGTCTATCGCCAGCAAGACAATCAATGAAGACACCAGTACCGGTAATATCGCCTTTACGGTGGGAGATGTAGAGACCTCCGCCGGGTCACTGGCGGTAAGCGGATCATCGAGCAATGCCGCCTTGGTGCCCAATGGCAATATCGTCTTTAGCGGTAGTGGCGCCAGCCGCACGGTAAACGTCACGCCCGCGGCCAATAAGAGTGGGAATGCCACCATCACCGTGACCGTCTCCGATGGTGCGAAGTCAGCGACTGAGGCATTTACCGTTACCGTCAATGCGGTGAATGACGCGCCAACCATTTCCGCCATTGCCGATACCACCATCGGGGAAGCGAAAACCTCCGCCAGCCTGCCGTTCACGGTCGGCGATATCGATACGGCGGCGACCTCCCTGACCTTGTCGGCAAGCTCCAGCAATACACAGTTGATTCCGGTTGGCAATATTGTCTTTGGCGGTTCCGGCACCAGCAGAACCGTCAAAGTCACTGCCAAGGCCGGTGCCACTGGAACAGCCAGGGTTACCGTTTCTGTGTTCGACGGACAGGCGTCCAGGTCCAAAAATTTTACTGTGGATGTGTTGGGGACGCCCAGGAATATCGTTGTGCCAACTACTGACGACGATGGTACTTACCAAATTTCCTGGGACGCGGTGACCGGCGCCACCTACTACAAGATCCGGGAGAGGTTCAACGGCAATGCCTGGGGCAGCTATGTCTCCACCGGTTCAAGCAGCGCTAGGTCAGTGAACGATAACCTGAACGGGAAATATCGATACCGCATCGTCGCCTGTAATGCCAATGGTTGCGGCGCAGAAGGCGTCTCTTCTCCTGTTGTGGTGGATTCGTCGCCCGGCACCAGCGTTATCTATATTCATACGGATTTGCTGGGGTCTCCTGTGGCGGAGTCGGATGAGTTAGGGGAGATTCACTAA
- the tkt gene encoding transketolase, which produces MSSRTPSRTELANAVRALSMDAVQKAKSGHPGAPMGMADIAEVLWNDYLKHNPANPHWADRDRFVLSNGHGSMLLYSLLHLSGYDLPMEELKNFRQLHSKTPGHPEYGYAPGVETTTGPLGQGVTNAVGMALAEKVLAAQFNRPGYELVDHHTYAFLGDGCLMEGISHEACSLAGTLGLGKLIAFYDDNGISIDGEVRGWFTDDTPKRFEAYGWHVIPGVDGHDSAAIKAAIEDARAETTKPTLICCKTVIGFGSPNKQGREECHGAPLGDDEIALVRETINWQYAPFEIPEEIRAGWDARGKGEAQEEEWKDIFADYQEEFPELAAEFERRSSGELPADFPVKADQYIRECQENAEKVASRKASQNTLNAYGPLLPEFLGGSADLAGSNLTIWSGSKGISADDASGNYVYYGVREFGMSAIMNGIALHGGFVPYGATFLMFMEYARNAVRMAALMKQRVIFVYTHDSIGLGEDGPTHQPVEQLTALRATPNLHTWRPCDTTESAVCWKMAVSRKDGPSALIFSRQGLSPQGRDEAQVKQIERGGYVLADCEGVPEAIIIATGSEVELAIAAKEELSGRKIRVVSMPCAEAFMEQDEAYRESVLPTAVRTRVAVEAGHGDYWYKFVGFDGAIVGMKTFGESAPGGELMEYFGFTAENVVATVEKLLK; this is translated from the coding sequence ATGTCTTCCCGCACCCCGTCCCGCACCGAACTGGCCAACGCCGTTCGCGCCCTGTCCATGGATGCCGTCCAGAAAGCCAAGAGTGGCCACCCCGGCGCGCCCATGGGCATGGCGGATATTGCCGAAGTCCTGTGGAACGACTACCTGAAACACAACCCGGCCAACCCGCATTGGGCCGATCGCGACCGCTTCGTGCTCTCCAATGGCCACGGCTCCATGCTGCTCTACTCCCTGCTGCACCTCTCCGGGTACGACCTGCCGATGGAAGAGCTGAAGAATTTCCGCCAGCTGCACTCCAAGACCCCGGGCCACCCGGAGTACGGTTACGCCCCCGGGGTGGAGACCACCACCGGTCCGCTGGGCCAGGGCGTCACCAACGCGGTGGGCATGGCGCTGGCGGAGAAGGTACTGGCGGCGCAGTTCAACCGCCCCGGCTATGAGCTGGTGGACCATCACACCTACGCCTTTCTGGGTGACGGCTGCCTGATGGAGGGCATTTCCCACGAGGCCTGCTCCCTGGCCGGCACCCTGGGTCTGGGAAAGCTGATCGCCTTCTACGACGACAACGGCATCTCCATCGATGGCGAAGTGCGGGGCTGGTTTACCGACGATACCCCGAAGCGTTTCGAAGCCTACGGCTGGCACGTGATCCCGGGCGTGGACGGCCACGATTCCGCTGCAATCAAAGCCGCGATCGAAGATGCCCGCGCGGAGACCACCAAGCCCACCCTTATTTGCTGCAAGACCGTGATCGGCTTCGGCTCCCCCAACAAGCAGGGCCGCGAGGAGTGTCACGGCGCGCCCTTGGGCGACGACGAAATCGCCCTGGTGCGCGAGACCATCAACTGGCAGTACGCCCCCTTCGAAATCCCCGAAGAGATCCGCGCGGGCTGGGATGCGCGCGGCAAGGGAGAAGCACAGGAAGAGGAGTGGAAAGACATTTTCGCCGACTACCAGGAAGAGTTTCCCGAACTGGCGGCGGAGTTCGAGCGCCGCTCTAGCGGCGAGCTGCCGGCGGATTTCCCGGTCAAGGCCGACCAGTACATCCGCGAGTGCCAGGAAAACGCGGAAAAGGTCGCCTCGCGCAAAGCCAGCCAGAACACGCTCAACGCCTACGGCCCGCTGTTGCCGGAATTCCTCGGCGGTTCCGCCGACCTGGCCGGCTCCAACCTCACCATCTGGTCCGGTTCCAAGGGCATCAGTGCCGACGACGCCTCCGGCAACTACGTCTACTACGGCGTGCGCGAATTCGGCATGAGCGCGATCATGAACGGCATCGCCCTGCACGGCGGATTCGTGCCCTACGGCGCCACCTTCCTGATGTTTATGGAATACGCGCGCAACGCCGTGCGCATGGCCGCGCTGATGAAGCAGCGGGTGATCTTCGTCTACACCCACGACTCCATCGGCCTCGGCGAGGACGGCCCCACCCACCAGCCGGTGGAGCAGCTCACCGCCCTGCGCGCAACCCCCAACCTGCACACCTGGCGCCCCTGCGACACCACCGAATCCGCGGTATGCTGGAAAATGGCCGTGAGCCGCAAGGACGGCCCCAGCGCACTGATATTCAGCCGCCAGGGCCTGTCGCCCCAGGGGCGCGACGAAGCGCAGGTCAAACAGATCGAACGCGGCGGCTATGTGCTGGCGGACTGCGAGGGCGTGCCGGAAGCGATCATCATCGCCACCGGCTCCGAAGTGGAACTGGCCATCGCCGCCAAGGAGGAACTCTCCGGGCGCAAAATCCGCGTGGTCTCCATGCCCTGTGCGGAAGCCTTTATGGAGCAGGACGAAGCCTACCGCGAATCCGTACTGCCGACGGCGGTGCGCACCCGCGTCGCAGTGGAAGCCGGGCACGGGGATTACTGGTACAAATTCGTCGGTTTCGACGGCGCCATCGTCGGCATGAAGACCTTCGGCGAATCCGCCCCCGGCGGCGAGCTGATGGAGTACTTCGGCTTTACCGCGGAAAATGTTGTCGCCACAGTGGAAAAACTGCTGAAGTAA
- the metK gene encoding methionine adenosyltransferase yields the protein MSEYRLFTSESVSEGHPDKIADQISDALLDALLARDKQARVACETLVKTGIAIIAGEISTTAWADLEELVRKVICDIGYTSSDVGFDGETCGVLNVIGKQSLDIAQGVDRSRPEDQGAGDQGLMFGFATDETSTFMPAPIYYAHRLVERQAEARKSGLLPWLRPDAKSQVTFRYDEQGRPCAIDAVVLSTQHNPEVSQADLREAVMELIVHHTLPAEWLHADTKYHINPTGNFVIGGPVGDCGLTGRKIIVDTYGGMARHGGGAFSGKDPSKVDRSAAYAGRYVAKNIVAAGLASRCEIQVSYAIGVAEPTSVSINTFGTGRVSEDKLIELVREHFDLRPYAISKALDLLHPMYQLTAAYGHFGREPFTHTYNWTDSDGEARSETFTAFPWEKTDKAETLRAQAGI from the coding sequence ATGAGTGAGTACAGACTGTTTACCTCGGAGTCCGTATCGGAAGGACACCCGGACAAGATTGCCGACCAGATTTCCGACGCATTACTGGACGCCCTGCTGGCCCGTGACAAGCAGGCGCGGGTGGCCTGCGAGACCCTGGTGAAAACCGGCATCGCGATTATCGCCGGCGAAATCTCCACCACCGCCTGGGCGGACCTGGAGGAACTGGTGCGCAAGGTGATCTGCGATATCGGCTACACCTCCTCCGACGTGGGCTTCGATGGCGAGACCTGCGGCGTGCTCAACGTGATCGGCAAGCAGTCCCTGGATATCGCCCAGGGCGTGGACCGCTCCAGACCGGAAGACCAGGGCGCCGGCGACCAGGGACTGATGTTCGGCTTCGCCACCGACGAGACCTCCACCTTTATGCCCGCCCCCATCTACTACGCGCACCGGCTGGTGGAGCGCCAGGCGGAAGCGCGCAAGTCCGGCCTGCTGCCCTGGCTGCGCCCGGACGCCAAAAGCCAGGTGACCTTCCGCTACGACGAGCAGGGCAGGCCCTGCGCCATCGACGCGGTGGTGCTCTCCACCCAGCACAATCCGGAGGTGAGCCAGGCGGACCTGCGCGAGGCGGTGATGGAGCTGATCGTGCACCACACGCTGCCCGCGGAGTGGCTGCACGCGGACACCAAGTACCATATCAATCCCACCGGCAACTTCGTGATCGGCGGGCCCGTGGGCGACTGCGGTCTCACCGGACGCAAGATCATCGTCGACACCTACGGCGGCATGGCCCGCCACGGCGGTGGCGCCTTCTCCGGCAAGGACCCCTCCAAGGTGGACCGCTCCGCGGCATATGCCGGCCGCTACGTGGCCAAGAATATCGTCGCCGCCGGACTGGCCAGCCGCTGTGAAATCCAGGTCTCCTACGCCATCGGCGTGGCCGAGCCCACCTCGGTGTCCATCAACACCTTCGGCACCGGCAGGGTGAGTGAGGACAAACTGATCGAACTGGTGCGCGAGCACTTCGACCTCCGCCCCTATGCGATTTCCAAAGCGCTGGACCTGCTGCACCCGATGTACCAATTGACCGCCGCCTACGGCCACTTCGGCCGCGAGCCCTTCACCCACACCTACAACTGGACGGACAGCGACGGCGAGGCGCGCAGCGAGACCTTTACCGCGTTTCCATGGGAAAAGACCGACAAGGCGGAGACGCTGCGCGCGCAGGCGGGGATTTAA
- the ahcY gene encoding adenosylhomocysteinase encodes MNQMSTEFKDFKVADITLADWGRREIEIAEGEMPALMALREKYRAEQPLAGARIMGCIHMTIQTAVLIETLVALGAEVRWSSCNIFSTQDHAAAAIAANGIPVFAWKGETEEEYEWCLEHTVGAGVAGWQPNMILDDGGDLTELLHRKYPEILDQCHGVSEETTTGVHRLQEMLREGTLKVPAINVNDAVTKSKNDNKYGCRHSLNDAIKRGTDHLLSGKKALVIGYGDVGKGSAASLRQEGMIVKISEVDPICAMQACMDGFELVSPYKDGINTGTADSINRELLANTDLLVTTTGNTNVCDANMLQALKSGAVVCNIGHFDNEIDTAYMRKHWDWQEVKPQVHKIVRNSENNDHLLLLSEGRLVNLGNATGHPSRIMDGSFANQVLAQIHLFKEKFAELPADQKVSALYVKVLPKELDEEVARYMVEGFGGVITRMTEEQAKYIGVSVDGPYKPESYKY; translated from the coding sequence ATGAACCAGATGAGCACCGAATTTAAAGATTTCAAAGTGGCCGATATCACATTGGCGGACTGGGGCCGCCGCGAGATCGAAATCGCCGAGGGGGAAATGCCCGCACTGATGGCGCTGCGCGAGAAGTACCGCGCCGAGCAGCCGCTGGCCGGCGCGCGCATCATGGGATGCATCCATATGACCATCCAGACCGCGGTGCTGATCGAAACCCTGGTTGCGCTGGGCGCGGAAGTCCGCTGGTCCTCGTGCAATATTTTCTCCACCCAGGACCACGCCGCCGCGGCCATCGCCGCCAATGGTATTCCGGTGTTCGCCTGGAAAGGGGAAACCGAAGAGGAATACGAATGGTGCCTGGAGCACACTGTGGGCGCGGGCGTGGCCGGCTGGCAGCCGAACATGATTCTCGACGACGGCGGCGATCTCACCGAGCTGCTGCACCGCAAATACCCGGAAATTCTCGACCAGTGCCACGGCGTCAGCGAGGAGACCACCACCGGTGTGCACCGCCTGCAGGAAATGCTGCGCGAGGGCACGCTGAAAGTGCCGGCAATCAACGTCAACGACGCGGTCACCAAGAGCAAGAACGACAACAAATACGGCTGCCGCCACAGCCTCAACGACGCCATCAAGCGCGGCACCGACCATTTGCTGTCGGGCAAGAAGGCGCTGGTGATCGGCTACGGCGACGTGGGCAAGGGCTCCGCCGCCTCCCTACGCCAGGAGGGCATGATCGTCAAAATTTCCGAAGTGGACCCCATCTGCGCGATGCAGGCGTGCATGGACGGCTTCGAGCTGGTGTCGCCCTATAAGGACGGCATCAATACCGGAACCGCCGACAGCATCAACCGCGAGCTGCTGGCCAACACCGATCTGCTTGTGACCACCACCGGCAACACCAATGTGTGCGATGCCAATATGCTGCAGGCGCTGAAAAGCGGCGCGGTGGTGTGCAATATCGGTCACTTCGACAACGAGATAGACACCGCCTACATGCGCAAGCACTGGGATTGGCAGGAAGTGAAGCCGCAGGTGCACAAGATCGTTCGCAACAGCGAAAACAACGATCACCTGCTGCTACTCTCCGAGGGCCGCCTGGTCAACCTGGGCAACGCCACCGGCCACCCCAGCCGCATTATGGACGGCTCCTTCGCCAACCAAGTGCTGGCGCAGATCCACCTGTTCAAGGAAAAATTTGCCGAGCTGCCGGCGGACCAGAAGGTCTCCGCACTCTACGTGAAAGTGTTGCCGAAGGAACTGGACGAGGAAGTGGCACGCTATATGGTCGAAGGCTTCGGCGGCGTGATTACGCGGATGACCGAGGAGCAGGCCAAATATATTGGCGTCTCTGTGGATGGGCCCTACAAGCCGGAAAGTTACAAGTATTAA